The following DNA comes from Rhinolophus sinicus isolate RSC01 linkage group LG06, ASM3656204v1, whole genome shotgun sequence.
CGCCAACTTGTAAGTACCCTTCTGTAGAAGGGTGTGCACTGGACTCAGGAACTCTGACGTCTCAGGTCCCAGATCTGCACGTAACCTGCTGCCCTGGTATCTTGAAGGAGGgtgtggtgtgcgtgtgtgtgtacgtacgtaCGTGTGTACTGACCTAGGAGTCCCAGGTTGGCCTATCTTCAGGGATGTAAGCTTTGGCCCACTCACTTTGCCTCAGTCAAACGAGACTCATTAAATAAGGCCCAGTTCCTTTTAGTGCGCACAGTCTTCAGCCAGCAATTTACTTCACTAAGGAAGCCATGCAATTTAACAGCAAGAAAAAGTATCTACAGATGTAGCTGCTTAACAAATTCCCACACTATTTGTACCAATTAGGTGTTAGTTTTTAATGGCTGTTGGTATTGATTTTAAAACGTACTGGAAAACTTTTGAGACTAGGCATTTTATcccttaaaatatattaaatcaaagtattttctcccatactGAAATAGCTACAGATGTATCTataaaagatgatttaaaaaaacccaacctcgattacatctcaataaagctgggggaaaaattCAACCACAATATTTTACATCTAAAAAATTAATAGTACTTCATTAATATCAAATAGCCTGTGTTCAAGTTTCCACAATGttgttaataatttaaaactttctgaCTCATGATCCAAACTCTGTACATTACATATCTCAAATCTTTATAGATTTCTGctccatttctattttatgtttgtaatttattaaagaaaccaGATCACTTGCCCTGCAGTTTCCTCTGGATATTGCTGATGGGATTcccactgtattttttaaacatgtttctctattttcttatttcttgtaaATTGCCATTTAAATGTACAGAGCTGACTCAGTTCCTTCACATAGGATGttagtgttttaaaaagtgagaagagTTCACACGTTCAGatctttataaaacaataaaattacatTCTGTTATGCATTTATTAAAGACAAtcatttaaagtttataaaaaaaatattgtgctgATATACACAAAAATTTCCTGATAATGGTAATTCAAAACAGCtattcccacccccaaccccttgtGTCCATACTGTTTAATCTAGATCGGCTTAATCTTGAAGTGTAATCCAATTAGACTGAAGACCAAACACTTCAGATCCTGGACAAGGTAATAAAATACTCGTAAGCCTTCTGGATCCCTAaaatgcaagagaaaaacaatgtttaaaaagcCGAGAAAAACTGGCAAGACAATACCATTTAATAACTCAGATTATACCAAGATATTACTCACAGGTATTTATagaattaaaactgaaaataactaagagtccaaaaagaaggaaaaagctaCGTGCTATACATTAAAATGGAATATCATGgagtcatttaaaatgttcagGTTTTTGTAAATAGGGAAATGCTtacattaagtaaaaaaaatcattaaagtaaCAGATTGTTGATCTCAGTATTTTTTGTGCCTTTAAAGAACTATCTTTTACTgcacagaaaaagagacaaatactTCAAGATATTAAGAGTTGTCTGATTGGTTTCTGGGTGATTTctccctttctatttttctgttttctgtattttctataatgagcatGCATTACTTtcagaattaggaaaaaaacatttttttttaagtagtagtACTTACTAAGCAGGACTAAGAGGCTGAAGCTTACTACGGCATAACGAGACTGGCCAAAGGACACGTCTGCCCAACATGTACTAAAAGTGAGGCATACCTAATCCCAAATCCTCAGAACACAAGAGTCAAAGAGGCGCCAAATTCTGACGACTCTGCACATACGGATTTATGTCTCAGCCTTATAATTTGCCCTACTGACAACaccaatttttacatttatattctaAACAATTTCCAGTGCTAATCTGAATGACTAACACTGAAGAAGGTGTTCAGACTTAGTGGCTCCACAGTTTATCTCATGCACTTGTTttggcattatttcatttttctgttttgaccAGATTCTTACCAACTTTGGCCGCTCCTATGGcattactctgtgtgtgtgtcaatgAGAAATTCTTATTAGCAATAGCTGaataaaacaccaaaagcaaTGGGAGTAAGcccttgaaaataatttagagtCTCTCCAATGAGAGGGACAAAGCTGGCCCCTTTGGTCTTGCATTTGTACCAGACCTTACCATAATGGTCCCAGCTTGGTTAAGGGTTTCATATCAATCTGCTGCAAAAGACACACATCTGGATATAAGGATCATGTTCTTACTTGGATTGATTGACATCAATAAGGGAACCAATTTTTGACGTTGTGAAAGAAATGTGTTCATCTCCAATGACGATTTCAAGCTcctagaaacattaaaaaaaaacgaaGTCAAACTGAACTGGAGTTTTCATTAAGTACAGGAGGAAGGTTCATCACCTGCCAAATCACAAACTTTACAATACATAAGACCAGTTCACTCTGAGCACTAAACTATACTGGGTACTGGAAACAGATAAATACTGGTTTAGCCCTTGAGTAGTTCATACTCAAAGTTAAGTTGTATCCATAAGGTTCCACCATTTCTGGAATTTGGAAAAAATTACATAGTTGTtttgtatatgagtttttgttgtaAACAGTGTGGAGTAACGTATAAATCTGTGTTTTACAAATACCAAAAATCTAACCTTTCTGGGCAACACAGGACAATTTTAGAtaatgataaatgctatgaagacagatttttttttttttttaatgaaggggAAGGGCATTTTTAGATTTGATGGACAGGCAAGACATCAATGAAGAAGTGACATGAAGACCTCAATAATAAAGACAGTCTTGGATAGAATATTCCAGGCAGCATGTAGCAGATACAAAGGTCCTAAACTAAGAACAACTTAGGTATAGCTGAGGAACAGAAATAAGGCCAATGAGGTTGGACACAGCCAGAGATTGTGAGAATGGTAGAAGATAAGGTGGGAGTATGGATTTTAAATgcagtgggaagccactggaaaGTTTAAAATCGGTGgaatatagtaagtcctcacttaacattatCGAtgggttctgtgactttaagcaaaatgatgtagtataacaaaatcaattttatcataggctaattgatataaacaagagttaagttcctatggcatctcatcaatatTATACGGAAACCACATTAAAGGAAtgatgttattcgaggacctgctgtacataaagcaatttacattttaaaagattactctggcttcaagattaaaaaaaatggactGTACAGGACAAGAGGAGAAACAAGGAAATCAATTAGTCTGAATTCAGAAGGAAGCAATTGAGGTTGAGAGAAGTAGTTCATATACTTAAGTTGTTGGCATGATTTTCCTTCCAGTAGACTGTTGAAATAACTATGTTCTATTTATCTTTGTAGGCTCACAATGCTTTGTCCTTAGTAGTAGTTAGTAAGTGAGGTGGACAGCAAAAACTCTGCGAAGATGGGGAGGGGATCACAAGAAGAAATTCAGGGCTGAGCCCTAGGTGGTCAGCAGCACCACTTGctctctttgttcctttctgtgGGATTACTGCTTCCTTAGACCAAGTGCTGGTAATCTCCTTTGTGTAGGCCTCCATAACATGCAtaagcacgcacacacacaagtAGATTGAATGTTAAATGCACAGCAGTAAACTTCTTATTTGTAAGACTTCTGCATTGTGGATAGTTGCTAAAACATTCACCTGCCGGCCCACTCGGTCAGGAGGAGGCCACAAAGCATCATCCTCTTTGGTAATTTCACTGTCATCAATTATTCTCTTCAGCTCCTCCATCACACTTTTATGTACATAAGcctgaaagcaaattaaaaaacagaatttaagttGTATCCCTAAGCAGGGTTCTGATTCAGACAGCgaagaaagattgaaaaaaaactgCTCCTGAAAACTTACTTCTGGCACCTCTGTAAATAGGGAGATATTCAGGCTTGACTTCAACATGCTGAAGAAGAGGGCAAGGTCAGAAGTGCCCAATGACTTACACCTCAGCCCCCCTACTAGTTGTTTCTACTTCTTGGCACATCCTGTTCACATGGACCTTTTCCTTGCCTACATACCCAACTCACACCCAAACCGAAAACAAAAGGTCTGAGTAACCTTGGTTATTCGTAACTAGACGACATGCTTCTGAAGAGCAGAGACATAgcctttaaaatacattttacatataagtcTGTGTTAAAAAAACAAGTGAGGATGCTGACAGGTGTGGGTAAACATAAAACTGCTAATTAAATATAATAGTATGAAAATTTGTTGACtgttaaaagatattttcaaatatgacaAAGTGGTTAAGAATAGCTTTGATGAAATTACAGATGTGGTAGAAATCCCACCAAAATGGAGTACATGGACTTGACAAAGGGAGGCATAGGTTTGAATTCCTGCTGTCTTCCGAGCAGGTGTGACTGAACAAGTCCcataattaccatattttgccttgtataatgtgcactttttgccCAAGtttgtaagggaaaaataaggatgcacgtTATACATGGGTAGTTCTAATTCCTTATCTATacaaatgcttttcatttttttatttatgattatgagtgaaaagtgtaactctagaaatcaataatgatatttgtatacaaaataataccctggactacgataattggttttgttgaacttagacAAACTTGCAAccacgaagagttcttggccttctatgatgtgtaaatatcataaatttgttaccggtacataaaatttattacatgttgtatctgttcttatgttttgtaattatttgttacatgaaatttcttgtatcataatatgttaaaaaataaaggctaaaattcttttataatacaaaacacaagtatctaaatatatacaaataaaaatttgaattaaaaaattaaaacgacagatttttttccttgaaagtttgggccaaaaacatgggtgcgcattatatgcgggagcgcattatacacaggagtgcattatacatggccaAATATGGTAATATCTGGGCTTTCACTGTCTTACCTTTAAAGGGTATATAATACCACCCATCACACAGGCTTACAATCAGGGTAAATAAGATCATGTACATAAAATATCTAGTGCCAGACCTGACATCTGACATACATTCAATAGTGTTACCTGCTTCCCCATGTTCCCTTTCCCcattcaaatgcaaattaaagagTTCCTCTGAGTGCTTTGTACCAGGGAACATACCAAACACTTTATGTGAGTGGGGGGTAGGTTTTATTACTATTTGTTtctgcagataaagaaactgagactaaTCAAGTTCAGCCAGggaatgtgcccaaggtcacatggttagTAAGTAGTAGGTTCAGGGTTCAAACGGAGATTTGCAAGACATCAAATGACTACCAGGAATTGATTCAGCATTGTGaaacaaaatatacatgaaaagtAGATTTGAGAAAAACTTTAGAAGCTGTCTACAAACTCTATACTTCCCTATTCTTTATCTTTCAATACTACTCccagaaagaacaaaaacaagacaaaaggcTAAGCTGTAGTGAAGGAAAGGATCTCAGAAGACTCATTACCTCTTTTCTGATCATGACATCATTTTTGTAATTGCTGTTGTTGGCATATCTCAGTTTCCCTATGAAGGGCAAAACACAAATTCAAtgtataataaaaacatgaataaaacatCATTAGCCTACTAAGACAATCAGCTGTTGCTTAAAATGTATCCTAACTTTCCCCTCAAGAGTCTAACAGATttacttttcccccctttttctgccttcccccctcaactccagttcaagccgttgttcacagtctagttgtataggacacagctccctggcccacgctggtattatgagccttgtgctcccccctggctgaggcagtcggttgccggtCGTTGGTCGGtctctcacagcagctcatgctggctgctggccgctcatgatggctgccagccactcacactggccactggctgctcttgacagcacacagcagcccaagcCAACCtccggcagcccacggcagcccagctccagggagagccgttgttcacaatcttggctgtggagggtgcagctcactggccccagtgggaatcgaacgggtgacctcagcattaggagcacggcgctcgagccaccgggctggcccagatTTACTATTTACACCGTTGGTGTTTCAACAGTAAcaattttttcagttcttcactTCAGGCTATTAAATAGCCTCATAGCCAAAAATATAGCTGACAATGAATTACAGTTCTTGCAAAGGGTAGCTCAGATGTGATAAAAGAACATAGGCAGACTCTTTTGTGACAGGCAAGTCATACCTCAGCTGAAAACAGAGTAACTGGTAACTTACCTACACACAGAGCCTCCAGAGGCTCAAATGAGTTGTGAAAGccttttgaaaactgtaaaatactgTTTACATATATTACCATGTGACTGTGCAATATCCTGATCTATTCCTGTGATGGAAaagttgttgttttattatttagcACATTTGGTTTATAAGGCCCTTTGTGCATATGTGCATTCAACAGGCTAATTTGGGCATATGGTGGGtatgaagaagatacaaagaaacagaagaggtgatttttttccccatagaatAGAAGGCACACATGTAAAAAGAGCCAAATTAATTGATGCCTCACTGTACTGTTTCTCTGCCTCAAGTCTCTCCTTTCAGTTCATTCTCCCTATAGTGGACAAACTGATGTAGTAACAGACAGATATGATTAGGTTTCTCCTAATACTGTGATACGGACAGTAGCTTCCCACTGCCTTCTTGATAAAATCCAAATTAACATGGCATACTGCTAAGCGGAGCCCCCTGCATGCCTTTCCAGGCTCACTCCTGCAACAGTCCTCTCTCACATAGCTGGAGTTAATCGGACTACTTGGTTTCTGCCTGAAACATCCCATGCACTTTttggttttcattctctttgcctTAAATGCGGTCCAAAATGCCTTCTTGATTCTCATCTGCCTAAACAACTCCTACAGCCACTAAAGACTCACATCCTCCGTCCCCAAGTTATTTTATGCCAGAAGCCTCTTCTGAACCCTCAGGCTAGATTAGATGCCTTCTTTCTGCTCCCAGAGtcccttctgtttctttctgccaCAGCACCTAAAATACTGTCGTATTGTTTAAAAATCTATCTCCTTCACAAAATGCAGCTTGTCAGATTCATCTTTGTGCCCCCATTTAGTGGGAGTTTTCcgtcattttttattccttttccttcacCACTGTGGCCCCTCCCTAAATCATATAATTGACAAAGTCCTATTGGTTCGGCCTCCAACAGTACCCTAAATCTTTCTCTCCACTTTTACCACCCAACCAACATCACTTTTGTCTGGACAATTGTTAACTGTCTCTTAATAAGTAGCCGTTTCCACTCTTGCCTATTCTGCACCCACTAATTAGCATATTTTCTCAAGCACAGATCACATCTCTTCTCTGCTTAACTTTCCAGTTGCTTCCTGcagcacttagaataaaatccaaactcttcacCATGGCCTATATAGACCTACATGGTGTGACCCCTGCCTACTTATCCCATATCATCTCCTACTATTCTCCCCAGAGGTCACTACTCTCAACCATATTGGTCACCTGAAATATGCCTAGTTCATCCCTGCCCTACCGCCTTGACACTTGTTACTCCCTCTGCCTCGAATGCTCTTCCTTCTAAGCCTCATAAGGGTGGCTCCTTCTTGTCAATCAGGGCTCAGTTCAAGTATCCCCTCTTCAGAGAGCTCTCCAATGGCCACTCTATCTAAAAGCAGCCCACCAGCAATTCCatcgttttgttttattttcagatcaCTATCTGGACTCCTTTTTTGTTTACGATTTCTCTCCCCGCAATAGAAGTACAAGTTCCACGAGAGAGGAAGCTTATCTATCATTCACACCTGTATCCCACATTGTGGAACACAGCCTAGCACAAAGTGGGCGTTCAatcagtgtttgctgaatgaagcACGCTGGTCAAAAACGTCACTAAACAGAAGTCCCTCCACATGGACAGGAGGAGCACAGGAGTGTTCTTTCCAGACCCGCGCCGCACAGGTATCAGTCCGTTCCTCTAATTCCGCGCACATTCCGGACCCCCGGGCTCCCCACTGGCCTCCCCCCAGGCCTACTCCTAGCTCCCGGGGCACTGCAGGCCGCTCTCACCGTCGGGTCGGAACTCAAATTCCAGGAATTCGTGGCCGAACTTGCCCTTGTGACCCACGTAGTAACGCAGATAGAAGTCACTCTCCATGGCTCGCAACAGGTAACCGAGACCAAACTTGAACCCCAAACCACTCGGCCACCATACGCGCCCAACACTGACGTTTACGGCGGCGCCCGGAAGTGACGTCAAGTCCACGCTGTCGCCGGTAGCGAAGCCGCCCCTCCGCCCCCAAGCCGGGCTGTGGGATAAGGCTGCTGGGTCTCCCCCGGCGGGAACAAGGTTGTTTTGACTCGGTGGTTGGGTCAGTGCAGCCACGTTCCTTCAGCCCGAGGCGGAAACGAGGCGGAGATTTACCCGCCGGCGTTCTCCTAGGACTGAGGCCGAAAGCCAAGTCACGAAGGGTTTCAGGTCTTCGGTGCAGGGTCTGTAGACCTCGCTTCAAGACCTTGGGTAGAACAGCCCGAGTCCTGCGTCCCTTCAGGCTCAACTTCCATTGAAAGGACTTGTGTGAGTCGCACAAGGCGCCTCGCGGTCTCTGGACCTAGGTCATCTCAACAGTAAAATGGGGTTAAATGACCCATTCTCACAGGAGAACGCAGCGCACTATAGTGCATATGTCTAAAGTTGGCTCTGACCGAACTGGGCTGGTTAGGGACCAGTTCGAGAAAACCCGTGTCAGAGATGCTTTTCCTGAACCCACAGTGGAGACTGCCATTTCTCTGGAATGAACTTGCCCGCCTATTCCTCATTTTCCCTCTACCTTTTGTTTCTGCCATTCCCTTTCTACCTCATTGGTCTCTGAAGTGCGTGCCGTGGGTAGAAggtaatttgaatatttgatctCCCACTCCCCAGACATCTATGCACTGCTTACCCAGCAGTGatttctcagccctggctgcacaaTAGAATCACCTCGGAGCATctgaaaaatactgatgcctgggccccaccccaaaccaatTAAATCAAGATCTCGCGCAGTGGACCTGGACAtgggtggttttgtttgtttgtttgtttttggggtttgggtttttgtttgtttgtgtttttgcaaAGCTCCGGGAATGAGTCATGGTTGAGAACTGCCCAAGAGGTTCTTGTCTCTTCAAGCCAAACTGGTTGACCTCTGTGAAGGCTTTCTGGCTGTGGGAAATTTTTGCTTCTTGATTAGACAAAGGGCAATCAAAATCCTAATTTCTAGAACACTGCTTTAGCTCACCTAAGTTCCAGCCAGAGGGGGCATGGAACTGGTTCTAGAAACAGTGCTGAGGTGGCATCTCTCTTGCGACCTGGCAACTATAACTGGATACTAGTTTTGTATTCAGGCCTATAGTCTGATTCTCATTCCTAGTCTTGCCATTGTTCATTTTCTCCCTGAAAAAGCACTGGTAGCAGAGTGTAAAGTGGGTGTGATggggtgtaaaaaaaaaaaaaaaaatcacttgagaCGTGTTAAAATAATCCTTTGTGTGATAGTGATTCACTGTGATCAAAGGTGAACTTATTGAACTTTTTGGACTTCAggtttcttatctttaaaatgagctTGTTGTATACCTGGCAGAACTGTTTCAAGGGTAAGAAACAATGTTTTGGAAATTGGAAAATACAAACTGTAAATTACCATAAAATgtaaggcattttatttttaaaaaatcctggatATAGGTGGTAACAAGAGAATTGtataaaaaagtgaaaggaatcaCCAGGTATTAAGCACCTAATGTCAGCCGCGAAGCTGAGCCCATTTACAAGTGCTTGTTCCTTCAATCCTTATAACAATCTTGAGGTGGTAACTGGAGTTAAGTTAAGCATATAGAGATGTCAGGTAATCATGAAGGACCTTACAAGACATATTAAGGAGTTTGGGCTAAAACCCCGGGGTATTGGATTTTAATCTGTGTGTCATGTGCTGGGAATAcaatggtgaataaaacagacctTTATAGAGCTTGCAGAGGAGGCAATTGAGCATACAAGCAATTACAATGTAGGGATCAAGGTTATAAATAGGGGAAGCACAAAATACTATGGAAGCACAGGGAGAGGCTCCTAATCCAGTCTCGGGGCTTAAGGGAAGTCTTCTGAAGGAAATGTTCCAGAGGGCCCAGAACTGTGATTAGAATACAGAATGAGGTAGGACAGGGGCAGAAGCCAAATCATGAGGATCTTACAAGCCATATTAAGGAGTTTGGGCTAATAGCCAAGGGTATTGGATTTTAACACAAAGGAAACAGATGAAGGGCTTTAAAGCAGGAAAGTaaaaggggtggtggtggcatGACCTAATGTATTCTAGAAAGATTACTGTGGCTACAATGTTGTAGATTGGattggaaaatggaaagattaGAAGTATGAAATTCAGATTAGTTGTTAATCTATGATGGTGATAATCCATGACGGTGATCTGTATGTACTCCAATAGTAGCAATGGAGATATAAAAATGGATGGATTTGAGCTGGGATACCATAATTTAAGGGGTGGGAAAAGGAGATTAAGATGTGGCCAGAGAGGTAGGGGGAAAACAGGAGTATGGTGTCATGTAAGCCAAAGTAAGAGTATCCTAAGAAAGGAGTGCCAACAGTGTTAAATTCTCCTTGCAAGGTCTAGGAAGGTAAGGAGTGAAAGTATTTGCACTATGATCAATGAGCTCCCGGCTGACCTTGGTAAAAAGCAACCTCAGTGGCACGGGGGTGAGAAGCAGGGCAGAAGTATTGGGATACAAGTAGGCCAAATTTGTTGTGGAAGCATAATTACCCCACCCTATGAGTTAGGTCTGGGTCTGAGAGAGAATGCTTCCTGGAGGAGTAGGCCTAAGCGGAGTACTCAAGGACAAACAGGAGTTAGCCAGAtaaagaggcagagaaggaaaatcTAGGCAGAGAATGCCACATGTACATGAGCGCTATGTGCTACATGTACTTTGGGGGCACTAAACATAACTGTGACTTTGGGCAGTTCCTTCACCCAttcccttatctataaaatgggaatgataatgtTGACAGTATTTATTTCACAGATTTGTTGATGAACATTAAGGTAATTTATGTAGAATAATACTAGGTCCACGCTAGGGACTCAACCAATGATTGTTCACTCCCCCCTCATTAAAGCATCACAATGAAACAAcactttcagattttaaaaaatgaatttaatgtcTCTCTAGAAACAGTGCACTGATTTTACAAATGTCCACACTTGGTTTTTAGTTCACCAAGATGACGTCAATACAGCTAGTAAGATGCAACACACCACCCTTTGCCTCCGGAAGAGAAACCAGACTGCAAAGGGGACTGAGTACAGAAGCTAACGGAACTTGGAATGATGAGACAAAAAGATCAGAAATGGTTAGTGTGATCCAACATTCTAACATGCCTGTTTGCCTGTTACATCAAATATGGTaatttgggtgtgtgtgtgcgggggtggggggacaaacAAGGAAAATTCATTGGGGTACAGTGTGATGGAGTTTGCAGACCAGTACTTCACCCCCAAATTAACAACAGCTTGTATAGaacaaaatgctattttaaaacacatgGTTTGTACAGGTATTTGTTTGCTCttgtaatttttgtaaaaaagtaTCAAAACCTTCGTGtctttaaatatatctatatatacatatacaggtggttctttttaaaattactttttatagcACAAAGTGTTGCAAATACAGAGGGTTTCTGCTGATTTTTGAATATGCACATGGTGCATAGCTTGAATGAAAAGAGCTTCCTGAATTATTAACTGAAAATTTGAAGCTGTAATTCTTCTACCTCTAAGTTCTCCATATCCTGAATATCCCCAATACCCTAAAAATACAGTGTGAGAAAACTGCAATCCTCTATCTTCATGCATTGATGGGAAAGTAAATAATTTACTCTGAAATGTTTTAACTGCTAACCATTTATATTCTGTGAAATGACGAGTGTGTGGCTAAAGTTAGGGAGCTGGGGAGGCTCAccttcctgtcccctctccccattcccaccaGCGCCTGACTGGACAGTGCTGGGGTTACCTCTGTAGACTCATGTCTTcaaaatttccagttttctttctcactgttGAGAAAATCTGAGGCTCCTGACAGCGTGGAATGCTTCTGTGAAAATCCCACGGCCCTTATATTAGTTGTCGTTGACCATATCAAAAAACTTCAactcaaatatatgaaaagcagTCACGATTTCCCTTTGGCCACTGGAAAAACTTGAGGCTGAAGAATGCCAAGTCTGCAAAGTGCTGGCAACACATCCTGGTGAAGTTTTCATGATGCACTCGGTGCCTCGTACACAATAAATGACCAAGAAATGTTTGCTTAATTGAATCAGAAATTAAATAGAAGTATTCTATAAAGTGCTTAATTGAACCTGTCTTTTCATTGAGCCTTATTTCTTGCTAAGTCTCCCTTGAGCTTTTTGTTCCTTCTAATGAATTACATGCACTTCCTTAAAGTCCCCATGCTGTTCCATGCCTCTGTGTCTCCTCTGCCTGAAGTAGCTTGGACACCCTGACTTAATTTTTAAGACTTAGCTTAAGGTCACTTCTCCTATGATGCCTTTCTTGACCCCATTCCTCATCTTCTTGGGTAGAAATGATCTCTTTGTATCTTAACAATACTCTGAAAAGaatctattcttttttatgtttccacaTGTCTTCCTCTATTGCTATTTTGTgctccataaagacagaaaatgtttGGTTGACCTGTACATCTGTAGTGCCTGACACTTAGTTGGTACCTAGAAAATGGTTTTAGTGAATTAATATACTGCAATCACAAAGAGAGAATTGGAGGGATCAGTAGTACTTTTTGCCATAAATTTAAATCTGATCTCATTCTAAGGTTACAGGTTACCTCcatctgttttataaataaccATGCtatcaaaagtaaataaataaaattttagttttctgtttctgaaaggCCATGTCTGCCAGGGCCTTCATAATTCCATTGGAAAGATAGATAGCAGGTTTGGTACAGTGATCAGGCAGCCCAAAGTAGTCTcctggagaaggaaagggaggaaaaggacagGGACCAGTttcttttaaatagagaaaaaatatttctgataaatttcctgccctcctggcatCATTTCTAAGCTTCCTTCCAGCTCTATAGTCCAATGACTGTGTGACCCGTTAATGACTATAGTTATATGACAGCACAAGGGCAAAAGGCAACAGAAATGGAACTAAACCTCAGAATGAGGCTCAAATGCCTCCAGGATTAGAGGGAAGATGGATCCGACTCCATAGATTTCATCTCATTTACTGCCATCCACGTGAGTGCTCCACAACTTTGTTTTTTGTAGGTTGCTCCCATAGCTGCCTCTTTCAAACTGCAGTTGTAGCTTATTCAGAAATCATGGGTGTCTCTGAGAAGTTGTGGTTCATCATCATTTTGGAATCTCAGGCTGAATCATCCTGGCcccctttattgttttcttctatgaaggcCAGGATCTGACAGAAAGTTTAGATAGTATGCATTAGTCACTG
Coding sequences within:
- the MAGOH gene encoding protein mago nashi homolog, with product MESDFYLRYYVGHKGKFGHEFLEFEFRPDGKLRYANNSNYKNDVMIRKEAYVHKSVMEELKRIIDDSEITKEDDALWPPPDRVGRQELEIVIGDEHISFTTSKIGSLIDVNQSKDPEGLRVFYYLVQDLKCLVFSLIGLHFKIKPI